Proteins co-encoded in one Erinaceus europaeus chromosome 2, mEriEur2.1, whole genome shotgun sequence genomic window:
- the RPS14 gene encoding small ribosomal subunit protein uS11, which produces MAPRKGKEKKEEQVISLGPQVAEGENVFGVCHIFASFNDTFVHVTDLSGKETICRVTGGMKVKADRDESSPYAAMLAAQDVAQRCKELGITALHIKLRATGGNRTKTPGPGAQSALRALARSGMKIGRIEDVTPIPSDSTRRKGGRRGRRL; this is translated from the exons ATGGCACCTcgcaaggggaaagaaaagaaggaagaacaggTCATCAGCCTTGGACCTCAGGTAGCCGAAGGAGAAAATGTGTTTGGTGTCTGCCACATCTTTGCATCCTTCAATGATACTTTCGTCCATGTCACTGATCTTTCTGGCAA GGAAACCATCTGCCGAGTGACTGGTGGGATGAAGGTGAAAGCTGACAGAGATGAATCATCTCCATATGCTGCCATGTTGGCTGCCCAGGATGTCGCCCAAAGGTGCAAGGAGTTGGGCATCACTGCCCTCCACATCAAACTCCGTGCCACAGGAGGAAATCG GACCAAGACACCTGGACCTGGGGCCCAGTCAGCCCTCAGAGCCCTGGCCCGTTCAGGGATGAAAATTGGGCGGATTG AGGATGTCACCCCCATCCCCTCCGACAGCACTCGCAGGAAGGGAGGTCGCCGTGGTCGCCGTCTGTGA